TAAACTATTAGCCAAAACAGGCAAGAAGGTTGAAGATATTTCTCTATTTGAAATCAATGAGGCTTTTGCAGCTGTTGCTTTAATAAATATGAAAACAGAAGGCCTTCAAGCTTCAAAAGTAAATGTAAATGGTGGGGCCCTTGCATTTGGTCATCCTATTGGAGCAAGCGGAGCCCGTATTTTAGTCACGCTTATTCATGAATTACAGCGGATGGGAGGCGGATTCGGAATTGCTTCAATATGCAGCGGCGGAGGGCAAGGTGACGCAATTATGATTAAAGTTTGAAAGGAGGAAACGGGATGGAAAACCGAAAGGCAATGGTGATTGGCGCAGGACAGATGGGAGCAGGGATTGCTCAAGTTCTCGCTTCAGCTTCTTATAATGTGGTTCTTTATGATCTTGACACACAAGCATTGCAAAGAGGGATAAACAAAATTGAAACATCTCTTAAAAAAGCAGTTCAGAAGGAAAAGATAAAAGAAGATGAGATGAATGAAACGCTAGCAAGAATTCAGGACACAACAAGTCTTAGTAATGGTGATGATGCTGATATTGTAATTGAAGCAATCGTTGAAAATTTAGAGGTAAAGAAAGAAGTTTTTAAAAAGCTTGATCAAATAGTAAAAAAAGAAGCTATATTAGCTTCTAATACATCTGCTCTTTCAATTACAGAACTTGGGGCTGTAACAAAAAGGCCTGAGAAAGTCATTGGAATGCATTTTATGAATCCTGTTCCTGTTATGAAGCTTGTTGAAGTAATTCGTGGACTCTCCACATCTGAGGAAACATATCAAGAGATTAAAAGGATAACAGAGTCTCTAGGAAAGGTTCCTGTGCTAGTAGAGGACTTTCCTGGTTTTGTATCTAACCGTATTTTAATGCCAATGATCAATGAGGCAATATACACTTTATACGAGGGAATAGCTTCAAAAGAAGCAATTGATGAAGTGATGAAACTTGGAATGAACCATCCAATGGGCCCTTTACAGCTTGCTGATTTTATTGGGCTTGACACATGCTTGTTCATTATGGAGGTACTGCATGAAGGGTTTGGTGATGATAAATATCGGCCTTGTCCACTTCTAAAGCAATACGTGAAAGGGGGATACCTTGGTTATAAAGTAAAGCGTGGTTTTTACGAGTATGAATGAGGGGAGTGATTCTATGCTCGCTTTTACAAGAAAGCATACCAAGATACAACAACAGGTGGAAAAGTTTGCAAGGGAAGAAGTTACTTCTTTTGTAGAGAAGATGGAGGAAGGTGTTTTTCCAAGACCTCTTGTTGAAAAAATGGGTAAGCAAGGGTTTATGGGAATCCCCTTCAGCAAAAGGTATGGGGGTCTTGGGCTGGATTTTATTTCTTATATTATAGCAATTCATGAGATTTCTAAAAAAAGCGCAGCACTAGGGGTTATTTTATCTGTTCATACATCTGTTTGTACAAATCCTATTTTAACATTCGGCACAGAAAAGCAGCGGGAACGATATGTTAAGAGATTAGCAAGTGGCGATATTTTAGGTGCTTTTGCCTTAACAGAAACAGGAGCAGGATCAGATGCAGGGAGCTTAAAAACAAAAGCAGAGAAGGATGGAGATGTGTATATCCTAAACGGGGCAAAACAGTTCATTACAAATGGGGGAGAAGCAGACATTTACCTTGTTTTTGCGCGTACAGATAAAGGCATTACAGCTTTTATTGTAGATAAAGAAACGGTAGGTTTGAAGGTCGGAAAAGATGAAAAAAAGATGGGGCTGCATGGTTCACGTACAACACCTCTCTACTTTGAAAATATGAAAGTTCATAAAGAACACCGCTTAGGGGATGAAGGTGAGGGATTTAAAATTGCAATGAGTAATTTGAATATCGGAAGAATTGGAATTGCGGCCCAAGCTTTAGGAATTGCGGAGGCTTCCCTAGAAGAGGCACTCTTTTTTATAAAAAGGGACAAAAAAAGTTTGCTCCCTTTAGCAAACATGGCTACCCGTATTGAAGGTGCAAAGCTTTTAACATATCAAGCTGCATTCTTAAAGCAAAAAGGAAAACCATGTAGGAAAGAGGCTTCAATGGCCAAGCTCTTTGCTGCTAAGACAGCAGTTTATGTTACAAGCGGTGTGCTTGATTGTTTAGCAGAATATAGAGGAATTCCAAATCATCATGCTGAGCGTTTTTTCAGAGATGCAAAGGTTTGTGAGATTTATGAAGGAACAAGTGAGATTCAAAAGATAGTAATCAGTCGCAGTCTCTAAACTAAAGGGGGAGAAGAGATGAATTTTGAGCTATCATCAGAACATGAAATGATTAGGAAGACAGTACGTGACTTTGCGGATAAGGAAGTAGGTCCAACAGCGGAAGAACGAGACGAGCAGGAACGTTTTGATCGAACGATCTTTGAAAAAATGGCTGAAATAGGTTTGACAGGGATTCCTTGGCCTGAAGAGTACGGAGGTATTGGTGGTGATTATGTAATGTACTGTATTGCTGTTGAAGAGCTTTCGCGTGTATGTGCTTCAACAGGCGTTATGCTCTCAGCTCATACTTCGCTAGCATGTTGGCCTCTTTATACCTTTGGAAATGAGGAACAGAAGAGAAAGTATTTAACCCCTCTTGCGGAAGGGAAATTTCTAGGCGCATATGCTTTAACAGAATCACAGTCAGGATCAGATGCTGGAGGGATGAAAACAACTGCCCGAAAAGAAGGAAATGAATATATTCTAAATGGTTCAAAGATTTTCATTACAAATGGAGGAGAAGCGGACATCTATATTGTTTTTGCAAAAACAAGTAGTGACGGAAAAGGCGAAACAAGCGCTTTTATTATTGAAAAAGATATGAAAGGCTTCTCAATTGGAAAGAAGGAAAGGAAGCTCGGTATTCGCGCTTCTCCAACAACAGAGATTATTTTTGAAGATTGTCGAGTAAGTAAAGACCATCTTCTTGGAGAAGAAGGAGAAGGCTTCAAGATTGCGATGATGACTTTAGATGGAGGCCGAAACGGGATTGCGGCTCAAGCTCTTGGGATTGCTCAAGGAGCCCTTGATGCCGCCGTTGCCTATGCCAAAGAGCGTCATCAGTTCAAAAAACCAATTATTGCTCAACAAGGGATTGCTTTTAAGCTGGCAGATATGGCCACAAGCGTTGAGGCATCAAGACTCTTAACATATCAAGCAGCATGGTTAGAATCACAAGGAGAGCCTTATGCAAAAGCCTCTGCCATGTCCAAGCTTCTCTCGGGAGATACAGCGATGAAAGTGACAACAGAGGCTGTTCAAGTTTTTGGTGGCTATGGCTATACAAAAGATTATCCTGTGGAACGGTTTATGCGTGATGCGAAAATTACGCAAATTTATGAAGGAACTCAGGAAATTCAGCGACTTGTGATTTCACGGTATTTATAAGGCGAAAAGGTGGTGAGAATATGAGGTATAAAAGAAAACACCATATACGTTTTATTACAGCTTCAAGCTTATTTGACGGTCATGATGCCTCCATTAATATTATGCGTCGCCTTCTTCAAGGAAGTGGTGTTGAGGTCATTCATCTTGGGCACAATCGTTCTGTTGATGAGATTGTTCAAGCAGCCCTCCAAGAAGATGTCCAAGGGATTGCGGTTTCTTCCTACCAAGGGGGACATATGGAATACTTTATGTATATGTATGATCTTCTACAAGAGAAGAATGCAGGTCATATTAAAATTTATGGCGGTGGTGGAGGAGTTATCCTTCCAAAAGAAATTAGAAGGCTTCATGAGTACGGTATTTCTCATATCTTTTCTCCTGAAGATGGGCGGAACTATGGTCTGCAGGGAATGATTGATAAAATTATTGAAGAGTGTGATGTTCCGCTTGAAGCAAAAGAGGTGAAATTACCTCTAAATCCAAGCAACGACCAAGAAGTGGCTCGTCTTATTACACATGTTGAGAATGGAGGAGAGCTGCCTAAAGGGACATCTCATAACGATATTCCGGTAATTGGAATAACAGGAACAGGCGGAGCTGGGAAGAGCTCTCTTACAGATGAACTTATTCGTCGTTTTTTAATTCAGTTTCCGTCGCTTAGAATGGCTGTTTTATCTATTGATCCGACAAAACAAAAAACAGGCGGGGCGCTACTCGGTGACCGAATTCGAATGAATGCCGTTAATTCCCCTCGCGTTTTTATGAGAAGTCTAGCAACAAGAAAATCGAATCATGAATTGTCTTTCGCAATTGACGATGCCGTTACCGTTGTGAAGGAAGCTGGTTATGATATTGTCATTGTTGAAACGAGCGGTATTGGGCAAGGGGATGCGTCAATTACGAATATTTGTGATCTTTCTCTATACGTTATGACAAGTGAGTTTGGAGCACCGTCACAGCTTGAGAAGATTGAAATGATCGATTATGCAGATTTTATTGTAATCAACAAGTTTGATAAACGAGGCTCAGAAGATGCAAAACGACAAGTCCAAAAACAATATCAGCGAAACCACGCTCTATTTGATAAAGACTTTGATTTATTGCCAGTCTATGGAACAATGGCAAATCAGTTCAATGACAGTGGGACTAATATTCTATTCAATGACTTGGTTAAGAAGCTTAACAATCAATACAATGAAAAATTTGGGGACAGCGGGATAGATATTTGTCAAAAAAAAGAGCAGCATACGATTATCCCACCAAGCCGCCAGCACTATATGCGGGAAATTTCTGATACAGTTCGAAGGTATCATCAAGACAAACTTCAGCAAGCCGAATATGCTACAAATCTTTACAGACTTCAAGGAGCAGAAGAACTTACTTTTAATGAAAATGTAAAAGAGCATATGAGGGAGCTACAAGAAAAAGAAAAAGAAAAACTTTCGAAAGAATCACTTAAAATTTTAGAGACGTGGGAAGAAAAAACAGCATCTTACAAAGGTGATACTTTTTCTACAGAAGTAAGAGGAAAAACAATCACAACAGAGCTTGTTACGACAACGTTGTCGGGTCTTAAAGTACCTAAAGTTATGCTGCCTTCTTATCATGATTATGGTGATATTTTAAAATGGGTTTATAAAGAAAATACACCTGGATTCTTTCCATTCA
The sequence above is drawn from the Priestia filamentosa genome and encodes:
- a CDS encoding acyl-CoA dehydrogenase family protein — encoded protein: MLAFTRKHTKIQQQVEKFAREEVTSFVEKMEEGVFPRPLVEKMGKQGFMGIPFSKRYGGLGLDFISYIIAIHEISKKSAALGVILSVHTSVCTNPILTFGTEKQRERYVKRLASGDILGAFALTETGAGSDAGSLKTKAEKDGDVYILNGAKQFITNGGEADIYLVFARTDKGITAFIVDKETVGLKVGKDEKKMGLHGSRTTPLYFENMKVHKEHRLGDEGEGFKIAMSNLNIGRIGIAAQALGIAEASLEEALFFIKRDKKSLLPLANMATRIEGAKLLTYQAAFLKQKGKPCRKEASMAKLFAAKTAVYVTSGVLDCLAEYRGIPNHHAERFFRDAKVCEIYEGTSEIQKIVISRSL
- the icmF gene encoding fused isobutyryl-CoA mutase/GTPase IcmF, which encodes MRYKRKHHIRFITASSLFDGHDASINIMRRLLQGSGVEVIHLGHNRSVDEIVQAALQEDVQGIAVSSYQGGHMEYFMYMYDLLQEKNAGHIKIYGGGGGVILPKEIRRLHEYGISHIFSPEDGRNYGLQGMIDKIIEECDVPLEAKEVKLPLNPSNDQEVARLITHVENGGELPKGTSHNDIPVIGITGTGGAGKSSLTDELIRRFLIQFPSLRMAVLSIDPTKQKTGGALLGDRIRMNAVNSPRVFMRSLATRKSNHELSFAIDDAVTVVKEAGYDIVIVETSGIGQGDASITNICDLSLYVMTSEFGAPSQLEKIEMIDYADFIVINKFDKRGSEDAKRQVQKQYQRNHALFDKDFDLLPVYGTMANQFNDSGTNILFNDLVKKLNNQYNEKFGDSGIDICQKKEQHTIIPPSRQHYMREISDTVRRYHQDKLQQAEYATNLYRLQGAEELTFNENVKEHMRELQEKEKEKLSKESLKILETWEEKTASYKGDTFSTEVRGKTITTELVTTTLSGLKVPKVMLPSYHDYGDILKWVYKENTPGFFPFTAGVFPFKRKGEDPKRQFAGEGPPERTNRRFHYLSKGESAHRLSTAFDSVTLYGEDPNIRPDIFGKIGESGVSICTLDDMKELYKGFDLCAPTTSVSMTINGPAPILLAMFLNTAIDQAIDMREKELSRKLEEEEIEELKARTLNVVRGTVQADILKEDQGQNTCIFSTEFALRMMGDIQQYFIDQKVRNYYSVSISGYHIAEAGANPISQLAFTLANGFTYVEYYLSRGMKIDEFAPNLSFFFSNGLDAEYTVIGRVARRIWAIVMREKYGGNERSQKLKYHVQTSGRSLHAQEISFNDIRTTLQALMALHDNCNSLHTNAYDEAITTPTEESVRRAMAIQLIVTKEHGLTKNENPLQGSFIVEELTDLVEEEVLKEFERISDRGGVLGAMEMQYQRSKIQDESMFYEMKKHTGELPIIGVNTYQNPESQSEESIDSMELARSTKEEKQKRIVDLQDFQEKYRGKAERDLERLKEVARNGGNIFTELMNTVKTASLGQITHALYEVGGQYRRNM
- a CDS encoding acyl-CoA dehydrogenase → MNFELSSEHEMIRKTVRDFADKEVGPTAEERDEQERFDRTIFEKMAEIGLTGIPWPEEYGGIGGDYVMYCIAVEELSRVCASTGVMLSAHTSLACWPLYTFGNEEQKRKYLTPLAEGKFLGAYALTESQSGSDAGGMKTTARKEGNEYILNGSKIFITNGGEADIYIVFAKTSSDGKGETSAFIIEKDMKGFSIGKKERKLGIRASPTTEIIFEDCRVSKDHLLGEEGEGFKIAMMTLDGGRNGIAAQALGIAQGALDAAVAYAKERHQFKKPIIAQQGIAFKLADMATSVEASRLLTYQAAWLESQGEPYAKASAMSKLLSGDTAMKVTTEAVQVFGGYGYTKDYPVERFMRDAKITQIYEGTQEIQRLVISRYL
- a CDS encoding 3-hydroxybutyryl-CoA dehydrogenase, translated to MENRKAMVIGAGQMGAGIAQVLASASYNVVLYDLDTQALQRGINKIETSLKKAVQKEKIKEDEMNETLARIQDTTSLSNGDDADIVIEAIVENLEVKKEVFKKLDQIVKKEAILASNTSALSITELGAVTKRPEKVIGMHFMNPVPVMKLVEVIRGLSTSEETYQEIKRITESLGKVPVLVEDFPGFVSNRILMPMINEAIYTLYEGIASKEAIDEVMKLGMNHPMGPLQLADFIGLDTCLFIMEVLHEGFGDDKYRPCPLLKQYVKGGYLGYKVKRGFYEYE